From the Chryseobacterium sp. G0201 genome, the window CCGTCATCAATGCTTTCCCGGACAATCTTTCAAGAAAAGAATATTTACAATCGGAAGAATATTTTCAATTTGTATCTAAAACAACACTAACAAAACAAAAAAAACTCTCTGAAATCGGACTTTTCTCTTTAAAAAAAATATTTGATAAAAGGAACGCTCCCAATATTGAAAATGTCTTTCATCGATATCTGGTTGAAATGAATCAGGATTTATCCGAAGATTTTCCTTCATTAAAAAACACCCAATTTTCTCAAGAAATCCCAACACTTATGATTGGTTCAGAGATCCTTTTTGATCCAGCAGAAGTTGAAAAAAAACGAAATAATCGAAAATTATATCAAAAAATAATTTTCACCGATCCTGAGACATCAAAGAAAATAATTCCACAGCAGATTATCATTAATTCTGAAAATTTAAAACAAAGTGCCATCGAAGATGTTCCAAAGATTAGAATTAATGTTTCTTTGTTGACAAGCACTAGAATTTCCATTTCTGATATGTTCTATGTTACTCCAGCTTCATTTCAAGGAAAATATTTTGCCGGGGGAGCTATTGATCTAATTCCGATTGAGCTTGCTAAGCATCTTGCTGACGAAATTATTATTGAAAAAAAACAATCTTACACTCCTGTAGAAGAAGCTTTTGTTCGTGCCGTTTTAGGATACAGCGGAAATAGAAGGTTAGAAGAAATTGAAAGACAGTTGCCCGATTTTCAAATTGACACCAATGATATCAAACAAAAACTGGACGGACATTATATCAAAAAAAGCATCAATTGGAAAAAACTTGAGATCGAACTTTCTTTACCAAAAAGTCATCAACAATTTGTAAAAGATATGGAAATGCAATGGCAATATGGTTTTGATCAGACGATAAAAAGTATTAAAAAATAAAGGCAGTTAAGACTTTTACATCTTTCATCATCAAATTAAACTTATTTTTACCTAAAATTGAAAATCACAACACGCTCATGAACGTTTTTATTGCAGGTGGAACTTCGGGAATTGGCTATTCTCTTGCTCAGCATTATCTTTCAAAAGGATATCGCGTGGGCATTTGCGGAAGAGATTTAACCAAAATTCCTGAAAATAATTTTGAGAATTTAAATGTATTTCAAGCTGATGTTTGTGATATAAGTTCAATTTTTTCGACAGTAAATAATTTTCTACAAAATGAAAATCTTGATATTTTCATCAATTGCGCCG encodes:
- a CDS encoding patatin-like phospholipase family protein → MNEKFKRALLFSGGGTRLMIYLGMFAALEELEMKPDVLIASCGGAFAATVINAFPDNLSRKEYLQSEEYFQFVSKTTLTKQKKLSEIGLFSLKKIFDKRNAPNIENVFHRYLVEMNQDLSEDFPSLKNTQFSQEIPTLMIGSEILFDPAEVEKKRNNRKLYQKIIFTDPETSKKIIPQQIIINSENLKQSAIEDVPKIRINVSLLTSTRISISDMFYVTPASFQGKYFAGGAIDLIPIELAKHLADEIIIEKKQSYTPVEEAFVRAVLGYSGNRRLEEIERQLPDFQIDTNDIKQKLDGHYIKKSINWKKLEIELSLPKSHQQFVKDMEMQWQYGFDQTIKSIKK